The region CCTTAGTGGTTTCTACTTTCAGTTTGCAGTTGACAAGTCCAGAGTTCTACTTCATGCATCTGAGGATATACTGGGACTTCCTTGTTGAAGAATTACATTGTTTCTTCTCAAGAAAAACTCCTAGTTCATTTACATGTAACAAGTTCTCATGGGAGACCTTAACCATCATGGTTTGCTTTTGCATCTTTATCTTACTATAGCATTGAATCAGAACTTCTGGGATTTGGGGGGAGCCTGTTTTACCAAACTTCTCCAAAATCCTCTCTCAACTTTCATTGTTTTTATCTGCATTAAGCTCATTTTGATGTGTTGCATGTTTTACTTTGCATGACCAGTCTTTGGGCAAGTCATTGCCTTTCTTAAGGCTCCCTTCACCTCCTTGTTTCTAATAGTATAAATAAAGGGATTCAGAAGGGGGGTGAGGCTAGTATTTAGCACAGACACCACCTTATTAATCTTAAAGGAGGAGTGTGCTGTGGGTCTTAGGTACACGAACAGAACAGCCCCGTAGAGCAGGGAGACAACTGTCAGGTGCGAGGCACAGGTAGAGAAAGTCTTTTGGTGGCCAGTGGCTGAAGGAATTCGTAGGATTGCAGACGGAATGTAGATATAAGAAATCATATTAAAGAGAAGTGACCCTGGGATCACAAGGACGGTTGCTATGACGCCCAGGAGTTCCAAAATGCTGGTGTCTATGCAGGCGGCTTTCAAACTGGGCCCAACATCACAGTAGAAATGATTGATAACATTATTGCCACAGAATGGCAACTGGATGAGCAGCATCGTCTGACAAAAGACAATGGTGAAGCCCACCACCCAGGAGCTCAGGGCCAGCTGCAGGCAGAGTTTGCTGGTCATGATGGTGGGGTGGCGAAGGGGCTTGCAGATGGCGAGGTAGCGGTCAAAAGACATGATAGTGAGGATCAAGAACTCGGTGGTGCCCACGAAGAAGTGGAAGAAGGCCTGCAGCAGGCAGCAGGACATGCAGATTACTGTTCTTGCCACTACAAAGGTTTCTAGCAGTTTGGGGATGACTGTGGTGGTGTACCAGATTTCTAAGAAAGACAAGTTACAAAGGAGGAAGTACATTGGAATTTGTAGCCTGGGCTCAGCCCACACAATGGCAATAATAAGCCCATTGCCTGCAAGGGTTAATATGTAGGTGAGAAAGATTGCAATAAAGAGAGGTGTTTGTAGGCCTTGGATAACAGGAAAGACTAGCAGGATGAATTCTGTGATTACCGTGCCGTTTCTCATGTCCCTTGATACCCTAGAAAGACAAGCAAGAAAGCTCCTTAGAATCTTAGAGCACAGTTGATTATAGTTGGGACAAAAAATGAGGATTCTGACTATGTAAGGTCCTTCAGGACCTGACTCTATTTCAGGTCCTCCCTCACCCACATACAAATACGCGCTGGCCACCCCTTCTTTACTGATGATTTGGCTGGTTCTTTTGTCAGCAAAACCAGCTTCTAATGGACTTTGAATGTATAAAAAACACTTGATGAATGCAAAGTGTTTTTTCACCCTTATACAACTATGAGAATAATCATGTGAAATGTGGTTGCTTCTTGTCAATTATTCATATAACTATTTAAAATGCATAGTGTATATACCAACATATGTACGTAAACATGGCTGTGAGTTCATAAGAAATTAATCCCTACTCTCAGAGTctgaaaaagaagttactgattaTATTATAGATACATTTAAGGAAGCCATtattgtgtgtgggtgtgagtgtgtgtcttaAAATAACCCCAAATCATTGCTATTATATTAGTGGTGAGATAAAGTTAGATAACAGAAGAGGTGTTTTTCTGAAGaatccacttccacattctagtTCAGACTCCTTTGTAAAAGGtatcaaaaataacatttaaaactaaATGAATAAAACTGTTTAGGAAGTAGAGAAATATTCAACTCAAATTCAAAATTTCAGAACAAGCTGAGTCAAAGCCTGTTATATGGAAGCACCTAATAAATGTACATGGGATAAAGATCTGGAGACACTAATCTACAAAAATGAAAGGTTAGCAAATGCTAAGGATAACAAAATGGGAACTCTGAAAAGTACATTTTtgtcaaaattttttttgtgACTGAATGTCTTTTTATACCAAGTAAAGTATTTCTATTTGTATATGCAAATTCATGGGCTGAGAACATCCTTTCTGTTCTACCAAAATTCAGTAGAAAATAGTAAAACTACTTCCTTTCTTATTGAGGCTATTCTTCCATGTGGTTTTCCTTTGAAATGGGTGAGACAAATTACTGTGAAATGAATTTCACAATTTTCAAAGTACATAAGAAGCTTAGCATGAAAGAGGCAACTTACAGGTCATTGATAGGTTGTTTCATTCTTCCCTCATGTGAGATAACTGTAATTCTCTGAGGGCTTGCTTAGGGAAGAAAAACACTTCCATTTTCTCCCACCTCTTTTCTAGACCAGGAAAAGATTCTTTGTCTACAATGTCACAAGCTCTAGTGCCTTTCCGCAAAACGATGAGAGACAGAGAAGTATTTGAATTTGCACTAATGGCCAATATAACTGGCCACGAACGTGATCTCTTTATATAGGATAGatatggaattatcttcattCCCCATGCAGAGAAGAGTGGCAATCTCTATAGCTCAATATAACATTTCCAAGGGCTACACATTCTACCATTTGGAGAATTAGACCTATGAATTCCACAAGCGTTTGTTGAGAGCTTACTATGCTTCAAGTACTGCTAGGCAATTAAAGAGCTtatcagatagatagatagatagatagatagatagatagatagatagatactatactatactatagatGGCAATTAAAGAGCTtatcagatagatagatagatagatagatagatagatagatagatactatactatactatagatggatattatactatatatagtataataattGCAACATGACTCAGTGAGGGAAAGTGTAGAGTTGTGCACAGATTGTTTCAGAAACATTTAGAAGGGGCTCTTCGCCCATCTTTAGCAGGGGTTAAGGAAGTTTTTCTAAAGAAGGAGAGGCCTAAGCTGAGTCCTAGAgttcaaaaggaaatgaaagtgaAGTAAGGAGAGAGGGGGAATGCATTCCAGACAAGGATTCAGTTTTAGTGAAATAGAAACAGAGCAGAGAATTTCACTTGAGCTGGAGCTGGGAGTCAGGCTTGTCCTGGCACTTATGGTAAATTAACAGTTAGAACAGTTTACATGAGAGATTCATGAAGCTTTTGGAGGACAGAATCTTGAGTCAGGGAgtttgcaagtgtgtgtgtgtgtgtgtgtgtgtgtgtgtgtgtgtgtgtgaagtatgGTGTCAGCCATTCTCTGTAACACATGTACATGTGGACCTAAGCTTTATGGAGGAAGGGGCTGCAGGTGGTATGTGAATGACCTCTTTTGAGATTCTGGTCACAGACAGCACTGCCGTGGTATCCAGGTGACCATGTGGGACACATACAGGGGACAGACATACTCTCTCTGCTTTTATCAGGAACATGGCTTGGTTTGGTAGCATGAGGGCCCAGGAgtagcagcagcagtggcagcagaaATGATACCAGCAGAAGTGGCAGTGCCTGGTGAGGGGGCTGGTCCACAGCAGAAGGAATGCTGAGCAAGTAGAAGTGGCAGAAATGAGGAATCAGGCAGTAGCTGTCCTGACAGCTGCACGGACTGGGTTTTGAGCACATGAGAAGTTTTGTGAGAtgcagagggaggtggggatgtCTCGAGTTAGCAGGTAAAAGCAATATTCAGAGAAACACAGGAAAGCAACCCAAGGAACCTAAAGTTATAGAGCTAAGATACTGGATTAAACACTGCAGTCTATATGCCTATTACAATTCAATCCTACACTCTagactttttcttccttttaagaaGTCACAATGTATAGGGTCAAATGGATTCCTCCATATCCACCAGGGTCCAAGTCACCAGATCCTGTTAACTTTACCTCTTACTCACTCTCTAGTGTGTGTCCTTTCCATCTCTCCTTGGCTCCGGTAAATCATGCTGTCATCTCCCATCAGGATTCGAACACAGCCTCCTAACAGGACTCCCTGTCTCCTGACTTGCTGTGCTCTTTCCTACCGATGGTTCAAACTGTAGCAAGGGGGACCATTCGAATTCTGACTACGCCACTCCTCAGAATCTTGAAGTTAACATCCCAGACTCCTCAGCATGACATTTAAGACCACCGATGATCTGGTCTTACCTACCTTTCCAGCATGATTTTCTGCCATTTGCcatttttccttctgccttcttctaTGCTCCACACTTACTGAATTACTCAGGTTTAGAGGTTAGCAAACTATGGCCCTGTTTTTGTAAAGTTTCACTAAAACATAGCCACACTCATCTGTTTACCTAttgcctgtggctgcttttgtgctatcaTGGTGAAGTTTGGtaattgtgacagagaccatatgaccCCCAAAGTCTAAAAGGTttgctatctggccctttacagaaacagCTGGCTGACTCCTGCTCTAGTTCCCCAATTATGCCATCTTCTTTCTTGCCTCCCAGTCATTGCACCTGCTGTTCTCTTCACCAGAAATACCCTTCCCAACTTTCTCCATTATTTGGCTAAGTCTTGTCTGAATTCTAGATTTAAGTTTAGGAGCCACCTCCATGGGAAGCCTTCCTTAACTTGCCATCCCTAGTCCAGTTAAGGTGCTGCTCCTACACACTTTTCTAATGCCCTGTGCATATCTATACCTGAACACTTTGCAGAATTGTGTTTATTGTTTGCTTGGTGTCTGCTATAGACTCTAAGCCCCTTGCAGGCAGCAATAGTGTCTGCAGGGCCGAAGCATAGGGCTTGACACAAAATAAGCTctcaaaacatattttctaaatgaTTATATAAATGGATAGCTTGTTGACACTCTGTCCCCAGTTACCTAGAAGTTTATGGAAACTGACACATGCACATGTTTATACATGTCACCGTTTCCtgtatttcaagtgctcaagtCATATCATAACAGGGACTCTTTGCTAAATAATTTGTCTCCAAGTTTGCTTCTGCTTCCAACTTTTTCTGATGTGAGTTTTGCCGCATGAAAACCTTTCTGCTCCATCTTTCCCTAATCAGGGATatgctggtgttttgttttgtttttactgtgttCTGGTTCTTTTCCCAGCTTCTTCAGGCTGCCTGAGTACAGATAATTTTCttaactcatttaatgctcaATTGCTTGAAATTGTAttcagtcatttttttctgagttttgttGTGCGATAAAGAATCCcacattttctaaaactttttatagttttagaagaagacaaaaagaagaaaagtattaaCATATTTTCTTCTCTGGATAACAGCGAAATGTTCCAagtcttgtttgtttatttattcatttgtttttaaattgctgATGAAGACCAATTTCAATTTTCAAGACTTTGATTATGGAATAAATTTGAATATGTCCAGTGGTGTAGAACTCTAAAACAGAAACATTAAGTACATATAGAATAAGCTTCACAAAGAGAAATAAACCAAGATTCATCACTCAGGGGACTTGTGCTAAGCTAAAACTTGAATGAAGAACCAATTTGAAATTCCTTTCAAGGACTGATGGTTCTAGGTAAGATGCGGTGAATAAAGACTGCTTTTCTGAGGAAGGTTCAAGTCCAGGTCATTGTGATGACTTTTCTACCTGATACCAAAATTGATTTATTAGGATTTACTTTAAGACTTCAAGGGGTCAAGTCTAGCTGTATCAATTCATTCTAGAGAAAAGCAAAGGTTTTTCCAAAATAGTACTCTTTCTCGGTGACAAAGCAATACTTACAGCACTACTGATTTCCAGGAAAACACTTCCAGCCCCAAGGTGTGTCCTTGTCCACAGTAGACTGACAGAAAAGGAGAGCTGGGTTATAAAGGCAGTATAATTGGaacagaaaatttttcttttttttctgcacagAAAATGAATCTCTTTTTCTATACTTTAATGCAAGCGTCCTTATGCATTACTGAATTCTATTCATAAAGCTTTCATGACACGGCAAGGTTTCTTCATCGTTTAGGAGAATTGTATTGAGAGTAATTAATTCATCTGTTCCTGCTAGGTCAGGATACCTtctctgaaaataataatttgttagtGGGACATTTTCACAGGTTCCTATGAAACATCAGTCTCCATGGATTTGCTCCAGAGAGTCCCAGGAGATAGGGAAGTTCTCACTAAAAGTTTATTCACAAGTCAAGCTGAGGAATTTGTAGTTTTCTAAATTCTAATTGGTACCAATCATTCCTGCACTCCTGAGGTAATTAACCAAAGTCTGAGAATCTTTTAATTTTGTACGTTTTTAGATCTTGGATTTCTCAGTTCTCCAAGAAGGAAAATTATTGAcatcttaataaataaatggggtCCTTTAATGAACTGAATTGAATCAAAGGTAGTCAATTTGgtcaataatataaaaatggccaTGTATTCAGAAATGTGAGATTGAACAGAATAGAAATTGCATTCAGTTTTCTTGCGAACTATCTTATGGGGATACATGAAAAGACAGGGGCCTAAAGTATTGAGGGTCATGTAGAGAGTTCATGGATATTGCATGTGTAACTAATTATTGGAGAAGGCTCTCTGCAAAACAGGAACATAAGAGTTGGAATTATAACTTGAAAATCAACGCTAATGAGGATAAtttaagtagaaataaaatacatgcatTTTTAAGTATACGGTTTGAAGAGTTTTGACAGATGTATGCACACATGTAATCACCACTTCAATTAAGATACAGAATTTTCCTAGCACTTTGAAAAAATTCTTTTGTGCTCATTTGCAGTTCTATCTCAGGACTCTCTCTCCCACCCCAACAACCGCTGTCTGATTTCTATGTCTGTAGATTAGTGTCATCTATTGcgtgatttttatataaatggaatcatatggtatgtgtattcttttgtgtcagggtgctttcacttagcaaaatgtttttgagattcatccacattgggtgccatggctcatgcctgtaatcccagttctttgtgAGGCCTAGGGGgttggatttcttgagcccagaagttccagaccagcctgggcaacatgttgagttgcccagtctttacaaaaaataaaaaattagctgggcatggtggcatgtgcctgtagtctcagctacttgggaggccgaggtgggaggaatgcttaaGCCCGAGAGGTTGAAGTCGCAGTGATCCATGATCGTTCCAGTGCTCTtcagcctaggaaacagagtgagaccctgtctcaaaaaaaaaaaaaagtgctgagtttccattgtatgaatatacacaTCTTCTTTATTCATATATTAGTCAATGagtgtttgggttgttttagtttttacTATTATACATAAAGTCATGGTGAACACTCATGTAGGAATATTTTTGTGGgtgtctatttttatttactttaggtACATGACTAAAAGTGAAATTCCTGAGTCATGAGGTCTGTGTATGTTCCACTTTTTGAGAAACAGCCAACCTGTTTTCCAATGAGGTTGCACCATTTCACAGGCCCATCGACtatatgagagttctagttgtTCCACATTTTCACCAACATTTGCTGttgtcagtttaaaaaaattagatatgtTAGTAGGGTTTGGATTTTCTCATTcttaatttaatttgcatttccctgatgaccagtgatgttaaacacattttcatatgcttattaacAGTTTCTGTATCATTTTTGTGAAGttagtttaaatattttacccactttaaaatagataatttttgttttttatttttaagtcatacAATTGCTTTATTCTAAGGcagggcatgcacctgtaatcctagcactttgggaggcttaggtggaggattgcttgaggccaggagttcaagaccatcctgggcaacatagtgagacactgtctctacaaaaaattaaaaagtagctgggcatggtagtgcacacctgtcatcctagctacttgggaggctgaggcaggagg is a window of Gorilla gorilla gorilla isolate KB3781 chromosome 9, NHGRI_mGorGor1-v2.1_pri, whole genome shotgun sequence DNA encoding:
- the OR6X1 gene encoding olfactory receptor 6X1; protein product: MRNGTVITEFILLVFPVIQGLQTPLFIAIFLTYILTLAGNGLIIAIVWAEPRLQIPMYFLLCNLSFLEIWYTTTVIPKLLETFVVARTVICMSCCLLQAFFHFFVGTTEFLILTIMSFDRYLAICKPLRHPTIMTSKLCLQLALSSWVVGFTIVFCQTMLLIQLPFCGNNVINHFYCDVGPSLKAACIDTSILELLGVIATVLVIPGSLLFNMISYIYIPSAILRIPSATGHQKTFSTCASHLTVVSLLYGAVLFVYLRPTAHSSFKINKVVSVLNTSLTPLLNPFIYTIRNKEVKGALRKAMTCPKTGHAK